In Mustela nigripes isolate SB6536 chromosome 2, MUSNIG.SB6536, whole genome shotgun sequence, a single window of DNA contains:
- the CHMP2B gene encoding charged multivesicular body protein 2b isoform X2 — MELEIKKMAKIGNKEACRVLAKQLVHLRKQKTRTFAVSSKVTSMSTQTKVMNSQMKMAGAMSTTAKTMQAVNKKMDPQKTLQTMQNFQKENMKMEMTEEMINDTLDDIFDGSDDEEESQDIVNQVLDEIGIEISGKMAKAPSAARSLPSASTSKATISDEEIERQLKALGVD, encoded by the exons ATG gagttagaaattaagaaaatggctAAGATTGGTAATAAAGAAGCTTGCAGAGTTTTAGCCAAACAGCTTGTACATCTacggaaacaaaaaacaagaactttTGCTGTAAGTTCAAAAGTCACTTCTATGTCGACACAAACAAAAGTGATGAATTCCCAGATGAAGATGGCAGGAGCAATGTCTACTACAGCAAAA acaATGCAAGCAGTTAACAAGAAGATGGATCCACAAAAAACATTACAAACAATGCagaatttccagaaggaaaacatgaaaatggaaatgactgAAGAAATGA TCAATGACACACTTGATGACATCTTTGATGGCtctgatgatgaagaagaaagcCAAGATATTGTAAATCAAGTTCTTGATGAAATTGGAATTGAAATCTCTGGAAAG ATGGCCAAAGCCCCATCAGCTGCCCGAAGCTTACCATCTGCCTCTACTTCAAAGGCTACAATCTCCGATGAAGAGATTGAACGGCAACTCAAAGCTTTAGGAGTAGATTAG
- the CHMP2B gene encoding charged multivesicular body protein 2b isoform X1 translates to MASLFKKKTVDDVIKEQNRELRGTQRAIIRDRAALEKQEKQLELEIKKMAKIGNKEACRVLAKQLVHLRKQKTRTFAVSSKVTSMSTQTKVMNSQMKMAGAMSTTAKTMQAVNKKMDPQKTLQTMQNFQKENMKMEMTEEMINDTLDDIFDGSDDEEESQDIVNQVLDEIGIEISGKMAKAPSAARSLPSASTSKATISDEEIERQLKALGVD, encoded by the exons ATGGCGTCTCTCTTCAAGAAGAAAACCGTGGATG ATGTAATAAAGGAACAGAATCGAGAATTACGAGGTACACAGAGGGCTATAATCAGAGATCGAGCAGCtttagagaaacaagaaaaacagctG gagttagaaattaagaaaatggctAAGATTGGTAATAAAGAAGCTTGCAGAGTTTTAGCCAAACAGCTTGTACATCTacggaaacaaaaaacaagaactttTGCTGTAAGTTCAAAAGTCACTTCTATGTCGACACAAACAAAAGTGATGAATTCCCAGATGAAGATGGCAGGAGCAATGTCTACTACAGCAAAA acaATGCAAGCAGTTAACAAGAAGATGGATCCACAAAAAACATTACAAACAATGCagaatttccagaaggaaaacatgaaaatggaaatgactgAAGAAATGA TCAATGACACACTTGATGACATCTTTGATGGCtctgatgatgaagaagaaagcCAAGATATTGTAAATCAAGTTCTTGATGAAATTGGAATTGAAATCTCTGGAAAG ATGGCCAAAGCCCCATCAGCTGCCCGAAGCTTACCATCTGCCTCTACTTCAAAGGCTACAATCTCCGATGAAGAGATTGAACGGCAACTCAAAGCTTTAGGAGTAGATTAG